From Phragmites australis chromosome 5, lpPhrAust1.1, whole genome shotgun sequence, a single genomic window includes:
- the LOC133918132 gene encoding rab GTPase-activating protein 22-like: MGRGNFRSTSIGVRSQLTTLSSIMKAVDPKLHEHLENLDGGEYLFAFRMLMVLFRREFSFVDTMYLWELMWSMEYKPSLFSMLEGYTGASSTNTKDENVLRQCGKFERKNLQAPKKDGQIPLSVFVVASVLEAKNKRLLGEAKGLDDVVKILNEITGSLDEKKACQGALQIHEKYLNTAKAS, encoded by the exons ATGGGG CGAGGGAATTTCAGGAGTACTTCTATTGGAGTTCGATCTCAACTGACCACATTGTCATCCATAATGAAAGCTGTTGATCCAAAGCTACATGAGCATTTAG AAAATCTTGATGGAGGGGAATACTTATTTGCCTTCCGTATGCTGATGGTTCTTTTCCGTAGGGAGTTCTCTTTTGTAGACACAATGTACCTTTGGGAG CTCATGTGGTCTATGGAGTACAAACCAAGTCTCTTCTCAATGTTGGAGGGTTACACTGGCGCGTCTAGCACAAACACGAAGGATGAAAATGTCCTGAGACAGTGTGGAAAGTTTGAACGGAAAAAtttgcaagcacctaagaaAGATGGGCAGATCCCTCTATCTGTCTTTGTTGTAGCTAGTGTTCTAGAGGCTAAAAATAAGCGGTTACTGGGTGAGGCAAAAGGTCTAGACGATGTTGTcaag ATCTTAAACGAAATCACTGGTAGTCTGGATGAAAAAAAGGCATGCCAAGGAGCATTGCAGATTCATGAGAAGTACCTAAACACA GCAAAAGCATCATAG
- the LOC133918131 gene encoding CRIB domain-containing protein RIC7-like gives MFTLLAAAAAARAGVADAKEPEMQIGNPTDVKHVAHIGWDNASVTAPSWMNEFKATPGAPRGGEPEPSQPGGGEGGAGGCGEEQPSQPGGAAAGGRAEQAERPRRTRGKGSGGSEAKRRDGAGEGSRRDRRLAKTDAEGCEGDAAAAAPKQRRRKPRASGGQSKSSSGGAGCGPASDSEVVRSAAAPGAEDDRNGY, from the exons ATGTTTACcttgcttgctgctgctgctgctgcacgcgCGGGCGTTGCAGACGCCAAGGAGCCGGAGATGCAGATCGGGAACCCGACGGACGTCAAGCACGTCGCGCACATCGGCTGGGACAACGCCTCCGTCACCGCGCCCAGCTGG ATGAACGAATTCAAGGCTACGCCGGGCGCGCCCAGGGGCGGCGAGCCGGAGCCCTCGCAGCCTGGGGGCGGAGAAGGAGGAGCGGGAGGGTGCGGAGAGGAGCAGCCGTCGCAGCCTGGAGGAGCAGCAGCTGGTGGCAGGGCGGAGCAGGCGGAGCGGCCGCGGCGGACGAGGGGGAAGGGGTCGGGAGGCAGCGAAGCGAAGCGGCGCGACGGCGCGGGCGAGGGGTCGCGGCGTGATAGGCGGCTGGCGAAGACGGATGCGGAGGGCTGCGAGGGGGATGCCGCGGCAGCGGCGCCGAAGCAGCGGCGGAGGAAGCCGCGGGCGTCGGGGGGTCAGTCGAAGTCGTCGTCGGGGGGCGCCGGCTGCGGCCCCGCCTCAGACTCGGAGGTGGTacggtcggcggcggcgccagggGCGGAGGACGACCGCAACGGCTACTGA